In Anaerobacillus sp. CMMVII, a single window of DNA contains:
- a CDS encoding multidrug efflux SMR transporter produces MAWGSLIIAGIFEMFGVLMINKLHRDKNWQSFLLLLIGFGASFLFLAHAMKTLPMGTAYAIWTGIGASGGAILGMILYNEPKDWKRIVFIGMVLGAAISLKLIS; encoded by the coding sequence ATGGCTTGGGGTTCTTTGATTATTGCAGGAATATTTGAGATGTTTGGTGTATTAATGATCAACAAGCTACATAGAGACAAAAATTGGCAGTCTTTCCTTCTCTTACTGATAGGTTTTGGAGCAAGCTTTCTATTTCTTGCTCATGCTATGAAAACATTACCAATGGGTACCGCCTATGCGATCTGGACGGGAATTGGTGCGTCAGGGGGAGCGATCTTAGGAATGATTTTATACAATGAGCCTAAGGACTGGAAACGAATCGTATTTATCGGTATGGTGCTAGGGGCAGCGATCAGTTTGAAGCTCATATCTTAA
- a CDS encoding GntP family permease, whose product MDLEISSFGTLVGLFLTVALILRKVNPAYAMMLGALTGGLVGGLAIGETVQVMVRGAEGMTGVVLRVLAAGVLAGVLIESGAAKKIAETILHKLGETKALLAITGATMILTGVGVFIGVAILTVAPIALSIAKRANISKFAILLAISGGGKAGNIISPNPNTIAAAEAFQVPLTSVMFAGLLPAIGGVLITYLFSKRLVNRGSLVKDIDLQEQHNEKLPSLLSALSGPLVAIMLLLLQPLFNIKIDPLIALPFGGVVGALIMKKGTQLNSFLTSGISKMTGIAILLLGTGTLAGIITHSAIIPLTLDVIEYLGIAPYWIAPIAGVTMSAATGSTAAATAVAGTVFAPTIMQLGVQALAGAAMVHAGATVLDHLPHGTYFHITRGSVNMDLKERFKLLPYETLIGLGIVMLSTLIYGVIGSTL is encoded by the coding sequence GTGGATTTAGAAATAAGTAGTTTTGGGACGTTAGTGGGACTCTTTTTAACAGTTGCTTTAATCCTAAGGAAGGTAAACCCAGCGTATGCAATGATGCTTGGGGCGTTAACAGGAGGACTTGTTGGTGGTTTAGCGATAGGAGAGACTGTTCAAGTTATGGTACGTGGGGCAGAAGGGATGACAGGAGTTGTGCTCCGCGTTTTAGCTGCTGGCGTACTTGCAGGAGTCTTAATTGAATCGGGGGCAGCAAAGAAAATTGCGGAAACAATCTTACATAAGCTTGGTGAAACAAAAGCGTTACTAGCGATAACTGGTGCAACGATGATTTTGACAGGTGTAGGAGTTTTTATCGGAGTAGCCATTTTAACTGTAGCCCCGATAGCATTATCGATTGCAAAACGTGCAAACATCTCCAAGTTTGCTATTTTACTAGCGATATCTGGAGGTGGGAAAGCTGGTAATATTATCTCACCGAATCCAAATACAATTGCAGCAGCTGAAGCCTTCCAGGTGCCACTTACTTCGGTGATGTTTGCTGGACTCTTACCAGCTATAGGTGGAGTTTTGATTACTTACCTTTTTTCGAAGCGTCTAGTTAATCGAGGGAGTCTTGTAAAAGATATTGATCTTCAAGAACAGCATAATGAAAAGCTACCATCATTGTTAAGTGCTTTAAGTGGTCCGTTGGTCGCTATTATGTTATTACTTTTGCAACCTTTATTCAATATAAAAATTGACCCACTAATTGCACTTCCATTTGGTGGTGTTGTTGGGGCTCTTATTATGAAAAAGGGTACACAACTAAATTCATTTTTGACATCAGGGATTTCCAAAATGACAGGTATTGCAATTTTGCTCCTTGGGACAGGGACATTAGCAGGCATTATTACTCATTCAGCTATAATTCCCTTAACTTTAGACGTTATAGAGTACCTAGGAATTGCCCCATACTGGATTGCTCCAATTGCAGGTGTCACTATGTCAGCGGCAACTGGTTCTACTGCAGCGGCGACTGCTGTTGCAGGTACTGTCTTTGCCCCAACGATCATGCAGTTGGGCGTGCAAGCATTAGCGGGAGCAGCGATGGTTCATGCCGGGGCAACCGTCCTAGACCACCTACCGCATGGTACATATTTTCATATCACTCGTGGTAGTGTAAACATGGACTTAAAGGAACGCTTCAAACTCTTACCATATGAAACGTTGATTGGCCTAGGAATCGTTATGTTGTCGACGCTGATATATGGTGTAATTGGTTCTACTTTATAA
- a CDS encoding multidrug efflux SMR transporter, which produces MNRDWLKVFIAAFFEVFWVIGLKYATGFWSWSVTVISIIVSFYLMIMAARKLPVGTVYAVFVGLGTAGTVFSDIMFFGEPFKVEKILLILILLSGVIGLKLVTKEDVKEGADA; this is translated from the coding sequence ATGAATAGAGATTGGCTTAAAGTATTCATTGCTGCTTTTTTTGAGGTCTTTTGGGTCATCGGCTTAAAGTATGCCACTGGTTTTTGGAGTTGGAGTGTGACGGTTATTTCAATCATAGTCAGCTTTTATTTAATGATCATGGCAGCCAGAAAGCTACCGGTTGGAACCGTTTATGCTGTTTTTGTAGGCCTTGGGACTGCCGGGACCGTTTTTTCGGATATTATGTTTTTTGGTGAACCATTTAAAGTTGAAAAAATATTGCTCATTCTCATTTTATTATCCGGTGTCATTGGTTTGAAGCTAGTGACAAAAGAAGATGTTAAAGAAGGAGCTGATGCATAA
- a CDS encoding NADP-dependent isocitrate dehydrogenase has product MTEKRAITVARGDGIGPEIMDATLRILDHAGAMIEPEFIDIGEKVYLSGQTSGISDDAWESLRRTKVFLKSPITTPQGGGYKSLNVTIRKTLGLYANVRPNVSYAPFVQTKHPDMNMVIIRENEEDLYAGIEHQQTPEVVQCLKLITRPGTEKIVRYAFEYARKNNRKKVTCFTKDNIMKLTDGLFHKVFREIAVEYPDIETEHWIIDIGMAKIADTPQEFDVIVIPNLYGDIASDVAAQVTGSVGLAGSANIGDQVAMFEAIHGSAPDIAGKGIANPSGLIHGAIMMLVHIGQTDVAARIHNAWLKTIEDEVFTGDIAKGRFAVGTKEFADAVIARLGQLPSTFNPVEYKKWKLQQTRIDLNLLH; this is encoded by the coding sequence ATGACAGAAAAACGCGCGATTACCGTTGCTCGTGGAGATGGAATTGGCCCGGAGATTATGGATGCTACGCTAAGAATTTTAGACCATGCTGGGGCAATGATCGAACCTGAGTTTATTGATATTGGTGAGAAAGTATACTTAAGTGGACAAACATCAGGAATTTCAGATGACGCTTGGGAGTCCCTGAGACGTACAAAGGTTTTCTTAAAAAGCCCGATTACCACACCACAGGGTGGTGGATATAAAAGCTTAAATGTAACGATCCGTAAAACGCTAGGCCTATATGCAAATGTACGACCTAATGTATCCTATGCCCCATTCGTACAAACCAAACATCCAGACATGAATATGGTCATCATTCGTGAAAACGAAGAAGATCTATATGCTGGCATTGAGCATCAGCAAACACCAGAGGTTGTCCAATGCTTAAAGCTAATAACCCGTCCTGGCACAGAAAAAATCGTCCGTTATGCGTTTGAATATGCCCGTAAAAATAATCGTAAAAAAGTTACCTGCTTTACCAAAGATAACATTATGAAATTAACTGATGGTCTTTTTCATAAAGTATTCCGCGAGATTGCTGTTGAATACCCCGACATTGAAACCGAGCATTGGATTATAGACATCGGTATGGCCAAAATCGCTGATACGCCACAAGAATTTGATGTCATTGTAATTCCAAATTTATATGGAGACATTGCTTCAGATGTTGCAGCACAAGTTACTGGTAGTGTTGGACTTGCTGGATCAGCAAACATCGGTGATCAGGTAGCGATGTTCGAGGCAATTCACGGGAGTGCACCAGATATAGCCGGCAAAGGAATCGCAAATCCGTCTGGGTTAATACACGGTGCAATTATGATGTTAGTGCATATAGGTCAAACAGATGTGGCGGCACGAATACATAACGCCTGGTTGAAGACTATTGAAGACGAGGTCTTTACAGGAGATATTGCCAAAGGTCGCTTTGCTGTCGGTACAAAAGAATTTGCCGATGCTGTCATCGCAAGACTAGGGCAGCTTCCATCAACATTTAACCCAGTCGAATATAAAAAGTGGAAGCTTCAGCAGACGAGGATCGATTTAAACTTGCTCCATTAG
- a CDS encoding CBO0543 family protein, whose translation MFLNILFGFIIPWIFGLKLYDKDKKSLLLIGPFASVVAFTFDVIGQAKFWRTKPIYKTKLVSSIPVHLGVYPISAGYLTYFLRKRNLNSVLVIAIFSFILTLFELVSVKLKRVRYQNGWNIYWTFVSYLIAGGLCYWYNKQLKKLQVF comes from the coding sequence ATGTTCTTAAATATTCTCTTTGGGTTTATAATTCCTTGGATCTTTGGATTGAAGTTATACGACAAAGATAAAAAATCGCTCTTACTCATAGGTCCATTCGCTTCTGTTGTTGCTTTTACTTTTGATGTCATTGGTCAAGCAAAGTTCTGGAGGACCAAACCGATTTATAAAACAAAATTAGTCTCATCAATTCCTGTACATTTAGGCGTTTACCCTATCTCAGCAGGGTACCTGACCTATTTTTTACGTAAGAGGAACCTAAATAGTGTACTAGTCATTGCCATTTTTAGTTTCATACTTACTTTATTTGAACTAGTCTCAGTAAAACTCAAACGAGTTCGATATCAAAACGGTTGGAACATTTATTGGACATTTGTTTCATATCTCATAGCTGGTGGACTTTGTTATTGGTACAATAAGCAATTAAAGAAACTCCAGGTTTTTTAG
- a CDS encoding DUF123 domain-containing protein: MKPVNYDLNDTLYAIKAVMTEDKPEITIGKLGTFSFQKGFYVYVGSAKRNIQHRINRHIRIEKKQRWHFDYLRPFVEVLEVETFPGNEGECLLFQRLMKESRGSTPVKGFGSSDCRCTSHLFYTAVQL, translated from the coding sequence ATGAAACCGGTAAACTATGATTTGAATGATACGTTATATGCGATAAAGGCTGTGATGACTGAAGATAAGCCGGAGATTACAATAGGAAAGCTTGGTACGTTCTCTTTTCAAAAGGGTTTTTATGTCTATGTTGGTAGTGCTAAGCGAAATATTCAGCATAGAATTAATCGTCACATTAGAATAGAGAAAAAGCAGCGCTGGCATTTCGATTATTTACGTCCTTTCGTTGAAGTACTGGAAGTTGAAACGTTTCCAGGAAATGAGGGAGAATGTCTGCTTTTCCAAAGATTAATGAAAGAAAGCAGAGGAAGTACACCCGTGAAAGGATTCGGTTCGTCCGACTGTAGATGTACCTCTCATTTGTTTTATACTGCTGTCCAACTTTGA
- a CDS encoding 2-oxoglutarate dehydrogenase E1, whose amino-acid sequence MKVLSMIQPWASLFVLREAQYETRTWKTNYRGPLAIHTSKKINKAVCSHVAIQSLLGKHGYTTETLPTGEIIAVCNLEHCLKVIEKDDTWAILEDGRKVSGNDFFLGDYDVGNYAWVISDMKVLETFIPAKGQLGLWEFDL is encoded by the coding sequence ATGAAAGTCTTATCGATGATACAACCTTGGGCAAGTCTGTTTGTTCTAAGAGAAGCTCAATATGAAACAAGGACGTGGAAAACGAATTATCGTGGCCCGCTAGCAATACATACTAGCAAAAAAATTAATAAGGCTGTTTGTAGCCATGTAGCAATTCAATCGTTGCTAGGAAAGCATGGCTACACAACTGAGACACTGCCAACGGGAGAGATCATAGCGGTCTGTAATCTTGAGCATTGTTTAAAGGTAATAGAAAAAGATGATACGTGGGCAATTCTTGAAGATGGACGAAAGGTATCTGGCAATGACTTTTTCTTAGGTGATTATGATGTTGGTAACTATGCTTGGGTAATATCCGACATGAAAGTTCTAGAGACTTTTATCCCGGCAAAAGGCCAGCTAGGGCTTTGGGAATTTGATTTATAA
- a CDS encoding MBOAT family protein, translating into MVFSSLTFLFFFLPLALLIYYMSPGKGKNLVLLLVSLIFYAWGEPVYIVLMIFSACSDYLHGLLIVRYRLNERVKAKMILLSSILINVGVLSFFKYADFLIENINSVLGTDIALLQLPLPIGISFYTFQTMSYTIDVYRGQVQPQKNPIALAMYVSLFPQLIAGPIVRYKSIVDDLHNRKWDTAQFADGVRLFIIGLGKKVLLANNIGMLWSDISSQTPSEISMMTAWIGVIAFGFQIYFDFSGYSDMAIGLGKMFGFNFPRNFHYPFIAKSVTEFWRRWHISLGAWFRDYVFIPLGGSKHGKFATFRNLILVWGLTGLWHGASWNYALWGLYFGLIIVVEKAGLLRMLSKQHPFFQHLYLLFIISFSWVLFVFEELATATVYAKSMFWLSGNTLYDTQFLYYFYTNIILLLILIIAATPALSYVSSKTNQKRVRLITIIPAVYYTSILLVATAYLVDESYNPFLYFRF; encoded by the coding sequence ATGGTATTTAGTAGCTTAACCTTCTTGTTTTTCTTTTTACCGCTCGCTCTTCTTATCTATTACATGAGTCCTGGCAAAGGAAAAAATCTCGTATTACTGCTCGTGAGTCTCATCTTTTATGCTTGGGGAGAGCCTGTATATATAGTTTTAATGATCTTTTCAGCATGCTCTGATTATCTTCATGGGCTGTTGATTGTTAGATATCGTCTGAATGAACGTGTGAAAGCGAAAATGATTTTGCTCTCCTCGATACTCATCAACGTAGGAGTCCTTAGCTTCTTTAAATATGCAGACTTCTTAATTGAGAATATTAATTCAGTTTTAGGAACAGATATAGCGCTTTTGCAATTACCACTCCCTATCGGCATCTCCTTTTATACGTTTCAAACGATGTCCTACACGATAGATGTATATCGTGGTCAGGTCCAGCCGCAAAAAAATCCGATTGCCTTAGCAATGTATGTGTCATTATTTCCACAGCTGATTGCAGGACCAATCGTCCGCTATAAGTCAATTGTTGATGACCTCCACAATCGTAAATGGGATACGGCACAATTTGCGGATGGTGTTAGGCTCTTTATCATAGGGCTAGGTAAAAAGGTGTTGCTAGCAAATAATATTGGCATGCTCTGGAGTGATATTTCTAGTCAGACTCCAAGTGAAATATCGATGATGACAGCGTGGATTGGGGTTATTGCATTTGGATTTCAAATTTATTTTGATTTTAGTGGCTACTCCGATATGGCTATCGGGTTAGGGAAGATGTTTGGATTTAACTTCCCAAGAAACTTTCATTATCCGTTTATCGCTAAAAGCGTAACCGAGTTTTGGCGAAGATGGCATATCTCACTTGGAGCTTGGTTTCGCGATTACGTCTTTATTCCGCTTGGTGGAAGTAAACATGGGAAATTTGCTACATTTAGAAATCTCATACTGGTTTGGGGGCTAACTGGCTTATGGCATGGTGCGAGCTGGAATTATGCTTTGTGGGGGTTATATTTTGGACTGATTATTGTGGTTGAAAAAGCAGGGTTACTACGAATGCTCAGTAAGCAACACCCATTTTTTCAGCATCTGTATTTGCTCTTTATCATCAGCTTTAGTTGGGTTTTATTTGTGTTTGAGGAATTGGCCACAGCAACTGTCTATGCAAAATCAATGTTCTGGTTATCAGGAAACACTTTATACGATACACAGTTCTTGTATTATTTTTACACAAATATCATTCTACTGCTTATTTTGATCATTGCAGCGACACCTGCTCTTAGCTATGTTTCCAGTAAGACTAATCAGAAAAGGGTAAGATTAATCACAATAATTCCTGCTGTTTATTACACTAGTATCCTATTAGTAGCAACTGCCTATTTAGTTGATGAATCCTACAATCCGTTTCTCTATTTTCGGTTTTAG
- a CDS encoding DHHW family protein, which yields MLPMYAETYSQKETLENIEKELADTLVYLDVYESLNRKKDDSIYFRTDHHWTMRGAFYAYETAAKALAVTPFRSEDFHHTIVSDNFYGTYHSKAKPRRITPDTIEVFEPKFEISYRVEYEGGQSITDTLFEWNFLNRKDQYALFLNGNHSHVKITSSIQNGRKLAVMKDSYAHAFLPFLANHFEELHVIDLRYYRLSIDTYLSEHDISEVLFLYNIANFTNDSNLIWLQR from the coding sequence ATGTTGCCAATGTATGCTGAAACGTACAGTCAGAAAGAAACGCTGGAGAATATTGAAAAAGAGTTGGCGGATACGCTTGTCTATCTTGATGTCTACGAAAGCCTCAACAGAAAAAAGGACGATTCGATTTATTTTCGAACCGATCACCATTGGACAATGAGAGGCGCTTTTTATGCTTATGAAACAGCTGCAAAGGCGTTGGCGGTTACACCATTTCGTAGCGAAGATTTTCACCATACGATTGTTTCAGATAATTTTTACGGTACGTATCATTCTAAGGCAAAACCACGCCGGATTACACCAGATACGATCGAAGTATTTGAACCCAAATTTGAAATTAGCTATCGTGTGGAATACGAAGGTGGTCAATCAATTACCGACACCCTATTTGAATGGAACTTTTTAAACCGAAAGGACCAATATGCATTGTTTTTAAATGGAAACCATAGTCACGTAAAAATAACTTCTAGCATTCAAAATGGTCGCAAACTTGCAGTAATGAAAGATTCATATGCCCATGCATTTCTCCCATTCTTAGCGAACCACTTTGAAGAACTACATGTGATTGATCTCCGCTATTACCGGTTAAGTATTGATACTTATCTGAGTGAACATGATATATCTGAAGTGTTGTTTCTGTATAACATAGCTAATTTTACAAATGATTCGAATCTGATTTGGTTGCAGAGGTAG
- a CDS encoding TetR/AcrR family transcriptional regulator, whose amino-acid sequence MDGFQRRREQKKRNILEAALDLFMKHGVQKVSIAEIAKEAKVSQVTIYNYFESKHNLIHEIFIYYVDKAVEDFEKVIHANITFPEKIQKLIFNKKEVATQINEEFYQYLMKEYSEGNYIEKIYAEKAIPYFNQLFLEGKEKGYIDPNLSNEAILFYINMLKDYMQKEEVYQKVLPLTEDITNIFFYGMMGKREE is encoded by the coding sequence ATGGACGGTTTCCAACGACGACGTGAACAAAAGAAACGAAATATCCTTGAGGCCGCTTTAGATCTTTTTATGAAGCACGGCGTCCAAAAAGTCTCTATTGCCGAAATTGCCAAAGAAGCAAAGGTATCGCAGGTGACGATCTATAATTATTTTGAAAGCAAACATAATCTAATTCATGAAATTTTCATCTATTATGTAGATAAAGCTGTTGAGGATTTTGAAAAGGTTATTCATGCAAATATCACTTTTCCCGAAAAGATACAGAAACTTATTTTTAATAAAAAAGAAGTGGCTACTCAAATCAACGAAGAATTTTATCAATACTTGATGAAGGAATATTCTGAAGGTAACTACATTGAAAAGATCTATGCCGAGAAGGCGATTCCTTATTTTAACCAGTTATTCCTAGAGGGTAAGGAAAAAGGCTATATTGACCCAAACCTTTCAAATGAAGCCATCCTCTTTTACATCAACATGTTAAAGGATTATATGCAAAAGGAAGAGGTCTATCAAAAAGTCCTGCCGTTGACTGAGGACATTACAAACATCTTCTTTTATGGAATGATGGGAAAACGGGAAGAATAA
- a CDS encoding CBO0543 family protein: MYLILVVVVYIVLAKIFIDWKRWQEYYPTILYYIVCNLLYNFLFYNHTLWAYHAVTFDWLNHTLIELTFTFFIVPVVLMIFLQYYPKGKKQIVYLAAWVAYFSFLEYLFVKKGLFLFDNGWHLGWSTLFNVITFILIRIHYKKPLLALTISIPTIAVLLMFFHPALHDLK; encoded by the coding sequence ATGTACTTAATACTAGTAGTCGTGGTATATATTGTTTTAGCAAAGATCTTTATTGATTGGAAAAGATGGCAGGAATATTATCCAACCATCCTCTATTACATTGTTTGCAATCTACTATACAACTTTTTATTTTACAACCACACATTATGGGCATACCATGCAGTTACATTTGATTGGTTAAATCACACACTTATTGAACTAACATTTACGTTCTTTATTGTCCCAGTTGTATTAATGATTTTTCTACAGTACTACCCAAAGGGAAAAAAGCAAATTGTTTATCTTGCAGCATGGGTAGCGTATTTTTCATTCCTTGAATATTTGTTTGTTAAAAAGGGATTATTCTTATTTGATAATGGCTGGCACCTTGGTTGGTCAACTTTATTTAACGTTATTACATTCATTTTAATAAGGATACATTACAAAAAACCACTTTTAGCACTGACGATATCGATTCCAACCATCGCGGTCCTACTAATGTTCTTTCACCCTGCTCTTCATGACTTAAAATAA
- a CDS encoding VanZ family protein, translating to MKNTVTLSFVYSQIVFFLFLPVWLEITKYLHTLVIGVIWFCITTFVFFIVCWIKKETVTIPPIVLHIITLLYAFGLFVLLFFRPQNQNYGTINLIPFETIVFYLSGQVDYLIALYNLSANIGLFIPFGLYYGYIKGRSRLKQLLVIAIFSVCLIEILQFLTRRGSLDIDDLILNVLGVLLGYLIYPQFQKVLKTM from the coding sequence ATGAAAAATACAGTAACACTAAGTTTCGTCTATTCTCAAATTGTCTTTTTCCTGTTCTTACCCGTATGGCTTGAAATAACAAAGTACTTACATACACTAGTAATCGGTGTTATATGGTTTTGTATTACAACGTTTGTTTTCTTTATTGTCTGCTGGATCAAAAAAGAGACCGTAACCATTCCACCAATAGTCCTTCATATTATTACCTTGCTATATGCGTTTGGACTTTTTGTGCTATTGTTTTTTAGACCCCAAAATCAAAACTACGGAACAATCAATCTTATTCCCTTTGAAACAATTGTTTTTTATTTATCAGGACAAGTGGATTATTTAATTGCACTATACAATTTAAGCGCAAATATCGGCCTATTTATTCCTTTTGGATTGTATTACGGATACATCAAAGGCAGATCGAGATTGAAACAACTACTGGTTATTGCCATCTTCTCAGTTTGCTTGATTGAGATTCTACAATTTCTGACTAGAAGAGGGAGCTTAGATATTGACGATCTCATTCTAAATGTTCTTGGTGTTTTGCTGGGCTATCTCATCTACCCTCAATTCCAAAAGGTCTTAAAAACCATGTAA
- a CDS encoding DUF4358 domain-containing protein encodes MDLMDESGAFFMENQNISKEQLANGVVIAAMMNINSDLIILFEAADEKSAESLKEVLEREKEAQVQTWSQYLPDQYEKVKNNVITTDGNFLLYVTYSDPEKIVDVFNSSNK; translated from the coding sequence ATGGATTTGATGGATGAAAGTGGCGCCTTCTTTATGGAGAACCAAAATATCAGTAAAGAACAGCTTGCAAATGGTGTTGTAATAGCAGCAATGATGAATATAAACTCTGATCTAATCATTCTCTTTGAAGCTGCTGACGAAAAAAGCGCGGAGTCGTTAAAAGAAGTGTTAGAAAGAGAAAAGGAAGCTCAGGTTCAAACTTGGTCGCAATATTTACCAGACCAATACGAAAAGGTAAAAAATAATGTGATAACTACTGATGGAAACTTCTTATTGTATGTCACGTATAGTGACCCAGAAAAAATCGTCGATGTCTTTAATAGCAGCAATAAATAA
- a CDS encoding Mrp/NBP35 family ATP-binding protein, with protein sequence MLSGEIISVISGKGGVGKSTVSANLAVSLAKQGKAVALIDFDIYGSSIPKMMNIGFGPKSMNNKIVPVESHGVSIMSMGFIVKNNDPVVWRGPMLGKVIEQFINDVLWGKLDYVVIDMPPGTGDVALDVNRLIPSSHQILVTTPHPTASHVAERAGKMAANNNHELIGIVENMSFFQPPDSEEKYYIFGKGGSEQLASSLGTEVLAKLPIIAPKEGDFEPSIYREGILFDMYMELAQKVVKLTSSPEKE encoded by the coding sequence ATGTTATCTGGTGAAATTATTTCTGTTATTTCTGGTAAGGGTGGAGTTGGAAAGTCTACTGTCTCTGCCAATCTTGCCGTGTCATTAGCAAAGCAAGGAAAAGCTGTAGCGCTAATCGATTTTGATATTTATGGTAGTAGCATTCCAAAAATGATGAATATAGGCTTTGGACCTAAATCAATGAATAATAAAATTGTTCCCGTCGAGTCACATGGGGTGTCCATCATGTCGATGGGATTTATCGTCAAAAACAATGACCCCGTTGTTTGGCGCGGACCAATGCTAGGCAAAGTGATCGAACAGTTTATTAATGATGTTCTTTGGGGCAAGTTAGATTATGTCGTCATTGACATGCCTCCTGGGACTGGAGATGTTGCTTTGGATGTCAATCGACTGATCCCTTCTTCACACCAAATCCTAGTGACAACCCCTCACCCAACTGCTTCTCATGTTGCAGAAAGAGCTGGTAAAATGGCAGCTAACAACAATCATGAACTCATTGGGATCGTTGAGAATATGTCATTTTTTCAGCCACCAGATTCCGAGGAAAAATACTATATTTTTGGCAAAGGTGGATCCGAACAACTTGCTTCTTCTTTAGGTACAGAGGTGCTCGCGAAATTACCAATCATAGCACCTAAGGAAGGCGATTTTGAACCATCTATTTACCGTGAAGGAATTCTATTTGATATGTATATGGAGCTTGCGCAGAAGGTTGTAAAATTAACGAGTAGCCCAGAGAAGGAATAA
- a CDS encoding class I SAM-dependent methyltransferase, which translates to MGKVFARYYDAFMKPVEDKFITSWRKELLTHARGKVLEIGAGTGINFRHYQHCDKVIALEPNTYMIEKAEEKGKQASVPITIIEGRAEKLPFANEQFDTVVVTLVLCSVDNPTQAVAEMKRVLKPSGRILIIEHVKMQQPLFAILQNMITPLWKRLCDGCHLNRNTEQTVKDAGFEIISMISHLSSFAVTIIAKKS; encoded by the coding sequence ATGGGAAAAGTATTTGCGAGGTATTATGATGCGTTCATGAAACCAGTGGAAGATAAATTTATAACGTCGTGGCGTAAAGAGTTACTTACCCACGCACGTGGAAAAGTGTTAGAAATTGGCGCTGGTACGGGGATTAATTTTCGTCACTATCAACATTGTGATAAAGTAATTGCACTTGAACCTAATACCTATATGATTGAGAAGGCTGAGGAAAAAGGCAAACAAGCAAGTGTGCCGATAACGATCATCGAAGGTCGAGCTGAGAAGCTACCATTTGCTAATGAACAATTTGATACGGTTGTTGTCACACTGGTTCTTTGTTCAGTTGACAATCCAACACAAGCGGTAGCGGAAATGAAGCGAGTGCTGAAACCGTCTGGAAGGATATTGATAATTGAACATGTAAAAATGCAGCAACCGTTATTTGCTATTTTACAAAACATGATAACGCCCCTTTGGAAACGATTGTGCGACGGTTGTCACCTTAATCGAAACACAGAGCAAACCGTTAAAGATGCTGGTTTTGAAATCATTTCAATGATATCACATTTGTCTAGTTTCGCAGTAACAATAATTGCGAAAAAAAGCTAG